One Ranitomeya imitator isolate aRanImi1 chromosome 1, aRanImi1.pri, whole genome shotgun sequence DNA window includes the following coding sequences:
- the LOC138652634 gene encoding endogenous retrovirus group PABLB member 1 Env polyprotein-like, whose amino-acid sequence MDTCKPLQKSSIRLMILMLIMLTSTEAWERLNSLAPLNNRFVQHHRKLVHDLLNNTQPLADCWICTHSPVSATSMPFLAVPVSAEEIFAWPNCSDNPANNQPGNTRLWNTSIAIPIVGWVEFPWWQGNLTGKIDNLQYLAFKGGKWVPRNKTGLTDLGQVPTENLQLSFSTTTPSSDAFKPTVLERYIHNRKWEHSELFPQGDADSCTSKPGNLVCNESNEYVNGMHVCGNPAAGYCSPLGQKPSWCMLQNVSSFVDLAHRLVLQHSALWDLPEGTFWICGEGAYKWLPVGIKGTCTLGRLTPATFIISNKQVNMQAVPKHTLYKRAADNSPRPSGRPHIVQMGIPNKIASTIFIYPMLTQMWDKLVRATDYLDDQIWDILDILNTSIAVQNQLIIVTNQHTLVLDYLTASQGGMCQIIGPTCCHYIDPNSTMSMRFKLKDVQRLRDQYDKDNDQNKDSWWSDTFSFLNPANWFRGIGGWVTGIMQSLIHTVMVIVIIYVLFKVVLKGISVCTNKFCVMDARI is encoded by the coding sequence atggatacatgcaagccattgcaaaaaagcagtataagactcatgatattgatgttaataatgttaacctcaacggaggcatgggaaagactgaattctctagcccctttgaacaatagattcgtacaacatcatagaaaattagtgcatgacttgttaaataatacgcaacccctggcagattgttggatctgtacccattcaccagtatcagccacaagtatgccttttctagcagttcccgtgtcagctgaagaaatattcgcttggcctaattgttcagacaacccggccaacaaccaacctggcaatactagactatggaatacttcaatcgccataccaattgtgggatgggtagaatttccttggtggcagggcaatcttacaggaaaaatagacaacttacaatatttagcattcaagggaggaaaatgggtacctaggaataagactggattaactgatttaggacaggtccccactgaaaatctacagctcagtttcagtacaaccaccccttcctctgatgcgttcaaacctacagtattggaaagatacatacataatagaaaatgggaacattctgagttgttcccccaaggtgatgcagacagttgtacaagtaagccggggaacctggtttgtaatgaatccaatgagtatgtcaacggaatgcatgtatgtgggaatcccgcagccgggtactgtagccccttgggacaaaaaccctcttggtgtatgcttcagaatgtatctagttttgtggatttggctcacagattggtattgcagcactcagctttgtgggatctgcctgagggtacattttggatatgcggagaaggagcatataaatggcttcccgtaggtataaagggtacttgtacattaggacgcctaaccccggctactttcataatttcaaataaacaagtgaatatgcaagccgtgcccaagcacacactgtataaaagagcagcagataactcaccacgtccctcggggaggccgcatatagtacaaatgggaattcccaacaaaattgctagtaccatttttatttatcctatgctaacacaaatgtgggataaattagttagagccacggattatctagatgatcagatttgggatatattggacatattaaatactagtatagctgtacagaatcagcttataatagtcactaaccaacataccctggtattggattacctaactgcctcacaagggggtatgtgtcaaatcatcggacccacctgctgtcattatatagacccgaatagtactatgagtatgagatttaaattaaaagacgtacaacgactcagggatcagtatgacaaagacaatgaccaaaataaggatagctggtggtcagataccttttcttttcttaacccggccaattggttcagagggatcggtgggtgggttaccgggattatgcaaagcctaatacatacagttatggttattgtaattatatatgtattgttcaaggttgttctcaagggtatctcggtatgcacaaataaattttgtgtaatggatgcgagaatataa